One genomic segment of Culturomica massiliensis includes these proteins:
- a CDS encoding D-alanine--D-alanine ligase codes for MKKNVVVIAGGNSSEYGISIQSGNYVYAEIDGERYNKYLMILKGRDWHVQWNGKEYAVDRNDFSFECEGKKVSFDFAYITIHGNPGENGMLQGYLDMMGVPYSTCSTLCEALTFDKYTCTNYLQAFGIRTTNPVLLLRGKAYDKEALLKAVGLPCFVKPNAEGSSFGVSKVKTAEAFDEALDLAFGKCKEVLVEAFLDGTEFTCGLYRAGDKKVIFPVAEVVPKKEFFDFEAKYDAKMSDEIIPGRFSDEITEKIQEMASEVYDILRCEGIIRMDGFVCGDEVIMLEVNTTPGMTANSFIPKMVRAMGGNLKDILTEIIEDKLV; via the coding sequence ATGAAAAAGAATGTGGTAGTCATTGCGGGAGGTAATTCTTCCGAATACGGAATTTCCATTCAGTCGGGAAATTATGTGTATGCAGAGATCGACGGGGAACGATACAATAAATACCTGATGATATTGAAAGGGCGTGATTGGCATGTACAATGGAACGGCAAAGAGTATGCCGTCGATAGAAATGATTTCTCTTTTGAATGCGAGGGGAAAAAGGTCAGTTTTGATTTTGCGTATATTACCATTCATGGAAATCCCGGAGAAAACGGTATGTTACAGGGATATCTGGATATGATGGGGGTACCTTATTCGACCTGTAGTACTTTATGTGAGGCACTTACATTCGATAAATACACTTGTACCAATTATTTGCAGGCATTTGGGATACGGACGACAAATCCGGTTTTGCTGTTGCGCGGGAAAGCCTATGATAAAGAGGCTTTGTTGAAGGCTGTAGGATTACCTTGCTTTGTGAAACCTAATGCAGAAGGGTCCAGTTTCGGTGTATCGAAGGTAAAGACAGCGGAAGCTTTTGATGAGGCCTTGGATTTGGCTTTCGGGAAATGTAAAGAGGTATTGGTAGAGGCGTTTCTGGACGGAACCGAGTTTACCTGCGGTTTGTATCGTGCCGGGGATAAGAAAGTGATTTTTCCTGTCGCCGAAGTGGTGCCGAAAAAGGAATTTTTCGATTTTGAAGCAAAATACGATGCGAAGATGTCGGACGAAATTATTCCCGGTCGTTTTTCAGATGAAATTACGGAGAAAATTCAGGAAATGGCTTCGGAAGTATACGATATTCTGCGTTGTGAAGGGATTATTCGTATGGATGGTTTTGTATGCGGAGACGAGGTCATTATGCTGGAAGTAAATACGACTCCCGGAATGACAGCAAACAGCTTTATTCCCAAAATGGTGAGAGCGATGGGAGGCAATCTGAAAGATATCCTGACTGAAATCATTGAGGACAAGCTGGTTTGA
- a CDS encoding MATE family efflux transporter — MKKITDLTQGSIIRNLWIMAVPLISSSFIQMAYSMTDMLWLGRLGSEAVAAVGAAGFFVWLSNALSYMTKTGAEITISQAIGARDLPRAATYANHAIILSSLIGLGYVVFILIAAGFLIGFFNFDSPIAHQSVTYLRIVAPGIFFQFNNNTFSGLYNGQGNSKTPFRITAVGLLINIVLDPLLIYGYGPLPGLGTAGAAIATILAQLVVCLLFARRIFSVHFPLGKMRPFSALQKKTSGRIILLGLPVSLQSALFSMFSLTLAALAARWGAVGVAAQSVGSQIEALSWMTATGFSTALAAFVGQNYGAGNYERIRQGYKLTLYIAGSIGLTAGILFFVFDRQIFSLFIPEPEAIDAGGTYLKILALSQVFMVTELVTQGAFNGCGKTIPPSLSGILFTGARIPLAWYLCSLPALGLTGIWWSITISSIAKGTVLPIWYLYFQKKLLKASKIKEKIL, encoded by the coding sequence ATGAAAAAAATAACAGATCTCACACAGGGGAGCATCATCCGCAATCTTTGGATCATGGCCGTGCCATTGATATCCTCTTCCTTCATACAGATGGCTTACAGCATGACCGACATGCTTTGGCTCGGACGTCTGGGAAGCGAGGCGGTGGCTGCTGTCGGTGCTGCCGGATTTTTCGTCTGGCTCAGCAACGCGCTCTCTTACATGACGAAAACCGGTGCTGAGATCACCATTTCCCAGGCGATAGGAGCACGCGATCTCCCCCGGGCCGCGACTTATGCCAACCATGCCATTATCCTGTCCTCACTCATCGGACTAGGCTATGTCGTTTTCATTTTGATTGCTGCCGGATTTCTGATCGGTTTCTTCAACTTCGACTCGCCTATAGCGCACCAATCCGTCACTTATCTCCGGATCGTCGCTCCGGGTATTTTCTTTCAATTCAACAACAATACGTTCAGCGGCTTGTATAACGGACAAGGCAACAGCAAAACACCTTTCCGGATCACAGCCGTAGGACTACTGATCAATATCGTACTCGATCCGCTATTGATTTACGGCTACGGACCGCTCCCCGGTCTGGGTACGGCAGGAGCCGCCATTGCCACGATACTGGCCCAGTTGGTTGTCTGCCTACTCTTTGCCCGCCGTATTTTCTCCGTACATTTTCCCCTCGGAAAAATGCGGCCATTCTCCGCCTTACAAAAAAAAACCTCCGGGAGAATCATACTTTTGGGACTGCCGGTCAGTTTGCAAAGTGCATTATTTTCTATGTTTTCCTTAACACTGGCAGCACTGGCAGCCCGCTGGGGAGCCGTAGGAGTTGCCGCACAAAGCGTAGGTTCACAAATAGAAGCCCTCTCCTGGATGACAGCCACCGGATTTTCAACGGCTCTGGCTGCCTTTGTCGGTCAAAATTACGGAGCCGGAAATTACGAACGCATCCGGCAAGGCTACAAACTGACCTTGTATATCGCCGGAAGTATTGGACTTACCGCAGGCATTCTGTTTTTTGTATTCGACCGGCAAATTTTCAGTTTATTTATCCCGGAACCCGAAGCCATTGACGCCGGAGGTACTTATCTGAAAATACTGGCCCTCTCCCAGGTATTTATGGTAACGGAATTAGTTACTCAAGGTGCTTTTAACGGATGCGGAAAAACGATTCCCCCTTCCCTCTCCGGCATCCTGTTCACCGGAGCCAGAATTCCTTTGGCCTGGTATTTATGCTCCCTGCCTGCACTCGGATTAACCGGTATCTGGTGGAGTATTACCATCTCCAGCATTGCCAAAGGCACAGTTCTCCCCATATGGTATCTTTACTTCCAGAAGAAGCTCCTGAAGGCCTCAAAAATTAAAGAAAAAATTCTCTAA
- the mdh gene encoding malate dehydrogenase has translation MKVTVVGAGNVGATCANCIAEKDIVNEVILLDIKEGIAEGKALDMWETSPINMYDTRIKGVTNDYSATADSEVVVITSGLPRKPGMSRDDLISTNAGIVKSVTENVIKYSPNAKIIIVSNPLDVMCYCAYLAAKIDSSRVFGMAGILDTARYKSFLAEALNVSPKDIQALLLGGHGDTMVPLPRYTTVCGIPVTELIDMEQLKAIIERTKVGGGELVKLMGTSAWYAPGAAAAQMVEAIICNSRRVFPVCALLNGEYGMENIYLGVPVILGKNGIEKIVEVQLNDDEKELLKNSAQAVKTVMSVLDNMKMF, from the coding sequence ATGAAAGTAACAGTTGTTGGAGCAGGTAACGTAGGAGCAACATGTGCAAACTGCATCGCCGAAAAAGACATTGTCAATGAAGTAATCCTTTTGGATATCAAAGAAGGTATTGCCGAAGGTAAAGCCCTGGATATGTGGGAAACCTCCCCGATCAATATGTATGACACCCGCATTAAAGGTGTTACAAACGATTACTCTGCCACTGCCGATTCGGAAGTTGTAGTCATCACTTCCGGCCTTCCCCGTAAACCGGGCATGAGCCGTGACGATTTAATCTCTACCAATGCCGGTATTGTTAAATCCGTAACTGAAAATGTAATCAAATATTCTCCGAATGCAAAAATAATCATTGTTTCCAATCCGTTGGATGTCATGTGTTATTGTGCTTATCTGGCAGCCAAAATCGATTCTTCACGTGTATTCGGTATGGCCGGAATCCTGGATACAGCCCGTTACAAATCATTTCTGGCAGAAGCGTTGAATGTTTCTCCGAAAGACATACAGGCATTATTACTCGGAGGTCACGGAGATACAATGGTGCCCCTGCCACGTTATACCACAGTTTGCGGTATTCCTGTTACCGAACTGATCGACATGGAGCAATTGAAGGCCATCATCGAAAGAACAAAAGTCGGAGGTGGTGAATTGGTTAAATTGATGGGGACTTCTGCCTGGTATGCTCCGGGTGCTGCTGCCGCCCAGATGGTGGAAGCTATCATTTGCAACTCCAGAAGAGTATTCCCGGTATGTGCTCTGTTGAACGGTGAATACGGAATGGAAAATATCTACCTGGGAGTTCCGGTTATCCTCGGTAAAAACGGAATTGAAAAGATCGTTGAAGTACAATTGAACGATGACGAAAAAGAGTTATTGAAAAACTCGGCACAAGCCGTGAAGACAGTAATGAGTGTACTGGACAACATGAAAATGTTCTGA